agtgtgtctgcagttttgtagttttctggtaGTTTGTTCCACAGAGTGTTGACACTTGGCACTGACGTGCTTCCTGAGAGTTCAGTTTATAGCtgggcatttaaaaaaaaaaaatgtacagggttcctggggcgtgctgtggtggcgcagggggttacaCGCCCcgcgtttggaggccttagtcctcgacgtggacgtcgcgggttcgactcccgatcccggcgacctttgccgcatgtcctcccccctctcctcgccctctttcctgtctgcctactgtcgcaaaaaatacgagccactagcgccgcaaaatctctttggagaaaaaataaaaaatgtacaggGTTCCTGGTACACACTCTTAGAAAGTCTGGATTagtataaaaaatgaaaattgagcttagaaagaaattaaaatgtccagaatttatttcatatcatttAAAAGATAGAAATTGTTTTGAAATTGGTTTACATTTCAATTCCGACTTTCCCTGTTTATTTGCTACATTTAAGTCTTAGTCCAACTTATTTATCACTTTGGCTCTGGAGTTACTAGCAGTTCACTCATTCATTGATAAACGTAATAACAGGCTATTTGGCCTAGAGAGTATATTGTCTTTGTTGGCCCTTTTACTTCCAAGTTTTAAACAAATCACTGATGTTCCCATGTTTCAGGGATTTTGGGAACGGAAGTTATTACTGATCACTTGAACCTGCATACATTTAGCAATCTGAAAGTAGCACTTCCTGGGACTCCTTTGTTAAGATCTGACAGCTTATGGTAcccaaaaaaaaagcaaataaaaaaaaatactgaggACTGTATATTGAAAGTTTTACTTGATGGATTCTAGAGCTTGCAATATCACAATTTCCCAGGAGTGCTTGGATGTGATGTTTTTACAGAATATGATATTTCAAGTGTCATACATTCATGTTCTGCAGGCCAATAATATCGTTGGCTAGTTTCATGGTCTCCCAATTGCTCCTACATATATTTTTAGCatacttaaaatatatttttaagtatatttttagCAGCTGAGATGCTGTAGCTCAAGGACAATGGTAGGGACATTGTGAggatggaaaaaattaagaaaatgtatgtaaatcTGAACTGATGTTACTGTCACAATGTTGAACACTAGTATtgtaattatattaaattagCGATTAGCACTACGAGTATCTGTGTGTACTCCTTGGGTGGCCAGTAGATTGTACCTTAACTGTGAGGGTTTCAAAACACTGCAAACCAAGTCCAGCAGAaccaagttatttttattagttatttgtGGGAAATCTAAAAACATTGGTGTAATACATTTAGCTACCTTTTAACCAACTTTAGTCTCCCATTCAGTTTCTAAGTGGCATTCCGAATGAAAGACTGACATGCGTCTATAGAAAATGGATTCAGTACCACTCTGATACTGAAACCAGCTCACTGAGTCTACTTCAGTCATCCAACCTAAAGATTGTTATGTTCAGTGCAACCTGTAAGTCTTTATGTGTGGTCCAattgctgatttttaaaaacacaatctgGTCAAGCAAAACATCAACTGATACCAGTCAAAGGCTAATAGAAGTGTAGCTTTGGGGATTAGTTGATCTCGGTAGAAGGGGCGTGGCAGTGAATCTTGAGTTTTATGCTAACAACTCACTTGTAAATAAAGTTGCTTCTTATTGAATGGGATTTAGTAGTATGGTTTTCTTCCTTAATACGTCAGGGTACTTATGTCATTCCATTGTTTCTGcaacgtttttatttattgtccaATATGGACTTGCGAATGTTGACCATAGAAATCCATAAGGAACTTTGCCTCCATGTGGTTAGACTTATGCAAACAATGTCTAAAGATGAACTGTCCCTTTCTGTTCCAGGAGGAGGCGAGCCGGCGCCTGGGTAGATGTGAGCCCAAGGTAATGGCCAGGCTGGTGGACATAAGCACACAGACAGATCCCGTAGTTGTGCTGTCCTTGGCCCAGGCCGCCGTGCTAGGTCTCATCTCCCAGAATGAAGTGTTTGGAGCTACCATCGCACCCAATGGCTTCTACACCGGCGAACCCAAAGAGTCCCCTGCACCGCCAGTAGACGGAGTCGACTACGAGTACGCAGACCAGCTTATCGGTGCCAACGGAGATTACCTCGGAGACAACTTAGGAGAAGACGGCCAGATGCAGCCCAGCTGCAGCCAGAGGCGGTGGCAACAGGCGGCACCGCCACCGCAACACGTGGACACCAAAATGATCCTCCCTGACCGTCACGCCCTCCAAGGCAGTGACGTGACCTCCTCCCACGTGAAAGGGGAAGAGGTAACCTCTGCTATGCCCTCTTGCGTCCACATGCTGAACAATATGGCTCCCAGAGGGGGATTAATTCAGGTAGATCCAGCCACTCTCAGAGGCCCCAACAAGAACTGTGCAGAGTGCGAGCGCGAAGTCACCAACCAGCAGCAAGCAAACACTCACGTCCATCCTCCACCTGCCCAAGTGGTACATAGAGGGGCAGAGCAGGGTCACAGGGGACTCCAGCCCCAGCGCCCCATGGGGGGCCACTGTCGAGGAGCTAGAGGGGACGAAGAGGAGGTAGAACACCCGGGCAACACTATGATGAAGCCCAATCAGCAGGAGGAAGCTATCAGCAGCTACTTTCAGACCAGTGAGGTGGGCAGCTATGACTCTACAGAAATGGGTATGGGCGGCGAGTACGAAGATGGCGGCCAGAGCATGATGTGGACGGACGGGAGCGGCGGAGCGCAGCATCAGCAGCCCCCACATCCTCAGCCTCCCCGGCGACATGGCGGCCGCAGAGTGGACCGGCTGGACATAAACATCCAGATCGACGAGTCGTACTGCGTGGATGTTGGAGACGGCCTCAAGCGCTGGAAGTGTCGCATGTGCGACAAGTCCTACACGTCCAAGTACAACCTAGTCACGCACATCCTGGGCCACAACGGCATCAAACCACATGCCTGCCCTCACTGCGGGAAGCTCTTCAAGCAGCCCAGTCACCTTCAGACTCATCTGCTGACCCACCAAGGAACGCGGCCCCACAAGTGCACTGTCTGCAAGAAGGGCTTCACTCAGACCAGCCACCTGAAACGACACATGCTCCAGCACACCGACGTCAAGCCATACAGCTGCCGGTTCTGCCGCCGGGGCTTCGCCTACCCCAGTGAGCTGCGGGCGCACGAGGTGAAGCACGAGCGCGGCCGCTGCCACGTCTGCTCGCAGTGCGGCATGGAATTCCCCACCTACGCCCACCTCAAGCGACACCAGACCAGCCACCAGGGCCCACACACCTTCCAGTGCACAGAGTGCAACAAGTCTTTTGCATACCGGAGCCAGCTCCAGAACCATCTGCTGAAGCACCAGAGCCCGCGGCCTTACACCTGCTCCCAGTGTGGCCTGGAGTTTGTGCAGCTCCACCACTTGCGTCAGCACTCGCTAACTCATAAGGTACTCCTACCTTTTGTGACCTTTAGGTTTTCCTGCAAACAGTTATCCTGTGCAATATTCTATGGGATGAATGTGGTTTGAAAGGgcagaattaaattttttccatCCACATAGTTCCaatttataacacaatcaattAATCAACACAATTTTTTGCTATGAAATGCTCtatatatgaaatatgacttaaaagaaatttgactttgtaatttcatttcttgaaattgggtctctttaaaatgcttttaaaactcTTTCTTTAACTCTGGTATAAGAAACTCTTAAAGGTTTCTTTGTTAAAACCTTCAGGAGTTGATAGAGAcctcctctattaactctttCAACAAAATTTTTACCAGCGTaacactgagaagtagctgctATGATGAGCTCCGGAGAtccgcagttccaccaggtgtttgctaattgctgctggctagtctgaaggagctgatttgCAGTCGTGGGGGACGGcagctctgtgaggcagaaccTCGGCAGCTTGGAAACTTCAGCTCCGAggaggcggagctaggtccacccagacgttttgcttagctgaatggttgccatgggagattaaaggaattctcaaacatgcatgaaagaatcaaagcaacactccacgtgtgtttttgatgagggaataacattataacatataCTACccttttaaagtttctttattgAGACAACAGAAACACTTCTGGGATAATTTAAATTTGATCTCCCTCTGAAGTATAATTGGCAATCTGTTGCAGTTGCTGATGGTCAGCTTGACGAGCATCTCCACGAACCTTTTGTCAAAGTCCTCATCTGATTGAAATTGAGAACTACTCAGTTTCCCTGCCTGCTCACACATTTGAAAGTCAGAGGACAGCATGAGACCGTCTTTCCCCTGGTCTCTCCAAAAACCAATCACCTGGTGAGTTCTACTCACGCAGATGATAAAAATATGCCATAGAgtgacagattaaaaaaattataaaaggcTTTCTTGCAAACCCCACTCCTTATGATGTTGATGGGTAATAACCACACTGCAGTCCATATTCCCCCCACTGTGTGGTATGTTCCCTGTagtggtttggtttggttttgtaCCTGCTGTCTGTTTGGAGCTCCCCCTTGTGGACAAACTGTTGGGTAGAGAGTGGGCAGATGGACAGTTTTCTCACACAAACACCGTCTCTCAATCCACAAGCACTGATTTGTTCTCATTCAGTCCCAACTTTTAATCTCTCCCCACACTGACAGTAAAGTAGAGTAAATGAAGCAGCGGCACATTTAGAAGAGCCTTGAGGCTGCTCCTGTTGTCTTATAAAAGATGTCTAGAAAATGGCTCGTTTCTCTTTTAGTTATCTCTTTTTGATGCACCTGCATGTTTGGGCAGCGATTTCATCCCcggcaacatttaatttccctttgggatagaaaaaaaaaaggatctttttcaactaaaatgaattaaaaccgGCATTATACCACAGGCTGCGTTTGATAACTTCTAGACATGCTCTTTAGTATTAGTGTGCTGCAGGACTTGAGACCTGGATACCAACAGTTAATTTGTTGGTATTAACTGTTGGTAATACAGTTAccaatgcaattttttttaaattgcattgtTTCCTGTAACCAAAAAATATATTGCTTTAGTTGTTAGCA
This genomic stretch from Xiphophorus hellerii strain 12219 chromosome 4, Xiphophorus_hellerii-4.1, whole genome shotgun sequence harbors:
- the LOC116718496 gene encoding zinc finger protein 710-like; translation: MRSLKHLKLHSRRSAEEASRRLGRCEPKVMARLVDISTQTDPVVVLSLAQAAVLGLISQNEVFGATIAPNGFYTGEPKESPAPPVDGVDYEYADQLIGANGDYLGDNLGEDGQMQPSCSQRRWQQAAPPPQHVDTKMILPDRHALQGSDVTSSHVKGEEVTSAMPSCVHMLNNMAPRGGLIQVDPATLRGPNKNCAECEREVTNQQQANTHVHPPPAQVVHRGAEQGHRGLQPQRPMGGHCRGARGDEEEVEHPGNTMMKPNQQEEAISSYFQTSEVGSYDSTEMGMGGEYEDGGQSMMWTDGSGGAQHQQPPHPQPPRRHGGRRVDRLDINIQIDESYCVDVGDGLKRWKCRMCDKSYTSKYNLVTHILGHNGIKPHACPHCGKLFKQPSHLQTHLLTHQGTRPHKCTVCKKGFTQTSHLKRHMLQHTDVKPYSCRFCRRGFAYPSELRAHEVKHERGRCHVCSQCGMEFPTYAHLKRHQTSHQGPHTFQCTECNKSFAYRSQLQNHLLKHQSPRPYTCSQCGLEFVQLHHLRQHSLTHKGMKGHKCEVCSREFTLSANLKRHMLIHNSVRPFQCHVCFKSFIQKQTLKTHMIVHLPVKPFKCKVCGKSFNRMYNLLGHMHLHAGNKPFKCPYCTSKFNLKGNLSRHMKVKHGMDVSPEGQETLPEMESQGEYEGQNFNFTSTDNMDNSGSQNLTKLTTANIEDMEEYYNFGKDTSSYTTP